One genomic region from Curtobacterium sp. 9128 encodes:
- a CDS encoding cupin domain-containing protein — MWQRTLPGAGEVLLSCLVSPGFSFEDFTLAD, encoded by the coding sequence GTGTGGCAGCGGACGCTCCCCGGTGCCGGCGAGGTCCTGCTGAGCTGCCTGGTCTCGCCGGGGTTCTCGTTCGAGGACTTCACCCTGGCCGACTGA
- a CDS encoding amidohydrolase family protein has product MTSIADIVTDIEAATALETYGLGGIAYWEVMDWENAAWQEHGRDQVLDELARIPTTPGAGLSPHAPYSLDVAPLLELPDIVRQRGLRLHLHLGEAAFEGERLATSPEHGSDWHLANVPSFRAMRALGFGASATSFVDRLGVLGPDCHIAHGVYMTAADRALLRARGTAVALCPRSNAVIGLDPPPVADYLREGSPIAIGTDSLSSSPSLDLMADVTALHRIARAQGYGDHDLHERLLAAATLGGAHAMGLAVGPDRIGHLAVGARADLAVFDVDARTVPDALAELVEDGAGRAAATVIRGRVRAEDGRLADDGRLAG; this is encoded by the coding sequence GTGACGAGCATCGCGGACATCGTCACCGACATCGAGGCCGCCACCGCGCTCGAGACGTACGGCCTCGGCGGGATCGCCTACTGGGAGGTGATGGACTGGGAGAACGCGGCGTGGCAGGAGCACGGGCGCGACCAGGTGCTCGACGAACTCGCCCGGATCCCGACGACGCCGGGTGCAGGACTCTCCCCGCACGCGCCGTACTCGCTCGACGTCGCGCCGCTCCTCGAACTCCCGGACATCGTCCGCCAGCGCGGGCTCCGGTTGCACCTGCACCTGGGGGAGGCGGCGTTCGAGGGGGAGCGCCTCGCCACGTCACCAGAGCACGGATCCGACTGGCACCTCGCGAACGTGCCGTCGTTCCGGGCGATGCGCGCGCTCGGGTTCGGCGCGAGCGCGACGTCGTTCGTGGACCGGCTCGGCGTCCTCGGGCCGGACTGCCACATCGCCCACGGCGTCTACATGACCGCAGCCGACCGAGCCCTGCTCCGCGCCCGCGGCACCGCCGTCGCGCTCTGCCCGCGCTCGAACGCCGTCATCGGCCTCGACCCGCCGCCCGTCGCCGACTACCTCCGCGAGGGGAGCCCGATCGCGATCGGGACGGACTCGTTGTCCTCGTCGCCGTCCCTCGACCTGATGGCCGACGTCACCGCGCTGCACCGGATCGCCCGCGCGCAGGGCTACGGCGACCACGACCTGCACGAGCGACTGCTCGCGGCGGCCACGCTCGGTGGAGCGCACGCGATGGGGCTCGCCGTCGGTCCGGACCGGATCGGGCACCTCGCCGTGGGGGCCCGAGCGGACCTCGCCGTGTTCGACGTGGACGCCCGCACGGTGCCGGACGCGCTCGCGGAGCTCGTCGAGGACGGTGCCGGACGGGCCGCGGCGACGGTGATCCGTGGGCGTGTGCGAGCGGAGGACGGCCGTCTCGCAGACGACGGCCGTCTCGCGGGATGA
- a CDS encoding cupin domain-containing protein: protein MAGRPEAGRGTRDGAAPGGRLVRPHLDLARDGVDPGGRAAGRDAHPLPPAPGEASAWHRVTSDEIWMWHGPDSVVLELGGDGDQPEPARRSPSVPMPAATG, encoded by the coding sequence GTGGCTGGACGTCCCGAAGCGGGCCGCGGCACTCGGGATGGAGCCGCACCCGGAGGGCGGCTGGTACGTCCGCACCTGGACCTCGCCCGCGACGGTGTCGACCCCGGCGGGCGAGCGGCCGGCCGCGACGCTCATCCACTTCCTCCTGCCCCGGGTGAGGCGTCCGCGTGGCACCGGGTCACGAGCGACGAGATCTGGATGTGGCACGGGCCGGACTCGGTGGTCCTCGAGCTCGGTGGCGACGGCGACCAGCCGGAACCGGCGCGCAGATCACCCTCGGTGCCGATGCCGGCCGCGACCGGGTGA